In [Leptolyngbya] sp. PCC 7376, a genomic segment contains:
- a CDS encoding CHAT domain-containing protein, with the protein MTRPSFSTKIEEHPYQVVHIATHGEFSSKLEDTFILTWDDHLNIIELETLFESFKRVMLNANCAVAQYFHSL; encoded by the coding sequence ATGACACGCCCTAGTTTCTCTACCAAAATTGAAGAACATCCCTATCAAGTCGTCCATATTGCAACCCATGGAGAATTTAGTTCAAAACTCGAAGACACATTTATTTTGACTTGGGACGATCACCTTAATATCATCGAGCTGGAAACATTATTCGAGAGTTTCAAGAGAGTAATGTTAAACGCCAATTGCGCAGTAGCTCAATACTTCCATTCACTCTAA
- a CDS encoding SH3 domain-containing protein, which translates to MRTTNLFCLSTGLMLAIAPLSFAETKPGWGDWKPIAIHEEQNFSAGFSNIELGGYLDFEYYCNDQATEANIETEYSYRFSDLLDYIGTGKVEYRCSINDEPFATHIMTAVKTDISYPVCLQVQSDIGNGLRLRQDNNLSAPIIGILTNDSKVYDQSSPALIIPDTTGRQWLLLQQNHQENAWVSLSEKEGAHINFRLCS; encoded by the coding sequence ATGAGAACGACTAATCTATTTTGCTTAAGTACAGGCTTGATGTTGGCGATCGCCCCTCTATCTTTTGCGGAAACGAAACCGGGTTGGGGAGACTGGAAACCCATTGCTATTCATGAGGAACAAAACTTTAGCGCCGGTTTTTCAAATATAGAGTTAGGCGGTTATTTAGACTTTGAATATTACTGTAATGACCAAGCGACAGAAGCCAACATCGAAACCGAGTACTCCTATCGTTTTAGTGATTTATTGGACTATATTGGCACTGGAAAAGTGGAATATCGGTGCTCCATTAACGATGAACCTTTCGCTACACACATCATGACAGCAGTCAAAACCGATATCTCCTACCCGGTCTGCCTTCAAGTGCAAAGTGATATCGGTAATGGTCTCAGGTTACGGCAAGACAATAATCTCAGTGCGCCAATCATCGGGATTTTGACGAACGATTCTAAGGTTTATGATCAATCATCGCCAGCTTTAATTATTCCTGACACTACAGGTAGGCAATGGTTATTGTTGCAGCAGAATCATCAGGAAAATGCGTGGGTTTCTCTCTCAGAAAAAGAAGGAGCTCATATCAATTTTCGGCTTTGCTCCTAA
- the yghU gene encoding glutathione-dependent disulfide-bond oxidoreductase, with protein MDQESAYTPPTVWQWDKGSGGEWANINRPIAGATHDKELPVGDHPLQLYSLATPNGQKVTIMLEELLALGITDAEYDAYPIKINEGDQFGSGFVEVNPNSKIPALVDRSTNPPTQVFESGSILLYLAEKFGVLLPSEPAQRTECLSWLFWQMGSAPYLGGGFGHFYSYAPTKIEYCIDRFTMETKRQLDVLDRQLAENPYISGEEYTIADIAIWPWYGGLVLNRLYNAAEFVDAQSYTHLMRWAKAIDARKAVQRGRMVNRTWGELEEQLHERHSASDFDTQTQDKLKK; from the coding sequence ATGGATCAAGAATCAGCCTATACGCCACCAACAGTCTGGCAATGGGACAAAGGGAGTGGCGGGGAATGGGCAAACATTAATCGTCCAATTGCAGGTGCTACCCATGACAAAGAACTTCCAGTCGGAGACCATCCGCTTCAGCTCTATTCACTGGCGACACCGAACGGGCAAAAGGTCACCATTATGCTGGAGGAATTACTGGCTCTAGGCATTACTGACGCAGAATATGATGCCTATCCCATCAAGATTAATGAGGGTGATCAGTTTGGTAGTGGCTTTGTAGAAGTAAACCCAAACTCGAAGATCCCAGCTCTGGTAGATCGCAGTACAAATCCTCCGACTCAGGTGTTTGAATCAGGGTCAATTTTGCTCTACCTCGCAGAAAAATTTGGCGTTTTGCTACCTTCCGAACCAGCCCAACGAACAGAATGTTTATCGTGGCTATTTTGGCAGATGGGTTCAGCACCTTATCTTGGCGGTGGTTTTGGTCATTTCTATAGCTATGCACCCACCAAAATCGAATATTGTATTGATCGATTCACGATGGAAACTAAGCGTCAGCTTGATGTCCTTGACCGACAGTTAGCGGAGAATCCCTATATCTCCGGCGAGGAATACACCATTGCAGACATTGCGATTTGGCCTTGGTATGGCGGACTAGTTTTAAATCGTCTTTACAATGCCGCAGAATTTGTGGATGCTCAATCCTACACTCACCTGATGCGATGGGCAAAAGCGATTGATGCTCGGAAGGCAGTACAGCGAGGACGAATGGTGAATCGAACATGGGGTGAGCTAGAGGAGCAACTTCATGAGCGTCATTCTGCCAGCGATTTTGACACTCAAACCCAAGATAAACTCAAAAAATAA
- a CDS encoding caspase, EACC1-associated type, which yields MASKVALLIGSGDYQYPNDFNLLETAARNVAALQQLFEDPEIGGFNEVQVLTHPTESEMRRAIAILFSPERSKKDTLLFYFAGHGVKDDSGRLYFAAKDSERNLLGATAVLASWVHQQMNTCWAKRQIVILDCCFSGAFDPQSNAMADNSVDLRQMVGTTGADGRVAFASSSGLEYSFERKGMDLSIYTRFLVEGIKTGAGDLDEDGAIRADELHDYVSQRVRDAEPKMKPKIIVLKDQGYEVVISKTQPTDPKLKYRRAVKKYAATGKIRPSARSILDVLRQELNLSQDVTEQIEFEFLRPFREHEANLQTYRNALTAEIQQCFPLDQEAVKNLEDLQLQLNLRDEETSRIYQQVKNQINLKSTIPETSKLVNPLLPASVSKSKIIVPSSPKIDISRRQMLRYSALGVTGLGTALSIREILKFVRETNTAFNTVLDESESSPQSLKSFIEKGIATDIPLEMIEIPAGTFWMGTPESETDRNEDEGPQHKVSVPEFYLGKYEVTQIQWRAVAGWEKVDRDLPGAPSKNSQGGSYPVDSVTWLEAVEFCKRLSRGTGRAYRLPSEAEWEYACRAVKPVERPEELTLELWNQQYLTRFYSGNDNYDSSLGQYAWYGQNSNSQSHPVGEKKPNNFGLYDMHGNLWEWCQDDWHPSYVGAPNNGSAWLNKSDGNISKVLRGGSWFSYPWDCRSADRFFISRDDRSNIYGLRVACSV from the coding sequence ATGGCATCGAAGGTCGCACTACTTATCGGTTCTGGAGATTATCAATATCCAAATGATTTTAATCTGCTAGAGACGGCGGCGCGTAATGTTGCGGCTCTACAACAGCTTTTTGAAGATCCGGAGATTGGTGGGTTTAATGAGGTTCAGGTGCTCACTCACCCCACTGAATCTGAAATGCGACGGGCGATCGCCATTCTCTTTTCCCCTGAACGCAGCAAAAAAGATACGCTGCTATTTTATTTCGCAGGGCATGGCGTAAAGGACGATAGCGGTCGGCTGTATTTTGCGGCGAAAGATAGTGAACGGAATTTATTAGGTGCAACGGCAGTGCTTGCATCATGGGTGCATCAGCAAATGAATACCTGTTGGGCAAAGCGACAAATTGTGATCTTGGATTGTTGTTTTAGTGGCGCGTTTGATCCTCAGTCCAATGCGATGGCAGATAACTCTGTCGATTTGCGGCAAATGGTGGGTACAACTGGGGCAGATGGTCGTGTGGCGTTTGCCTCATCGAGTGGGTTGGAATATTCCTTTGAACGTAAGGGGATGGATCTTTCAATCTACACTCGTTTTTTGGTGGAAGGCATCAAGACCGGGGCGGGGGATCTGGATGAGGATGGTGCGATAAGAGCGGATGAGCTGCATGATTATGTTTCCCAGCGGGTACGAGATGCAGAACCGAAGATGAAGCCGAAAATCATTGTCCTCAAAGATCAGGGCTACGAAGTTGTAATTTCCAAGACACAGCCCACCGATCCAAAGCTTAAGTATCGTCGAGCAGTTAAAAAGTATGCTGCCACTGGCAAAATTCGGCCTTCTGCAAGATCAATTCTGGATGTCTTGAGGCAGGAATTGAATTTATCCCAGGATGTAACCGAGCAAATTGAGTTTGAGTTTTTACGTCCGTTTCGGGAGCATGAAGCAAATCTCCAGACTTATCGGAATGCCCTCACAGCGGAAATACAGCAATGTTTTCCATTAGACCAAGAGGCAGTAAAAAACCTCGAAGATTTACAGCTTCAACTGAATTTGCGAGATGAAGAAACTAGCAGAATTTATCAACAAGTCAAAAATCAAATTAATCTGAAGAGTACTATTCCCGAAACGTCTAAATTAGTTAATCCTCTACTTCCTGCATCTGTCTCCAAGTCCAAAATTATTGTGCCATCAAGCCCAAAGATCGACATATCTCGTCGGCAAATGCTTCGTTATAGCGCCCTCGGAGTAACTGGTTTAGGAACAGCACTCTCAATCAGAGAAATACTCAAGTTTGTACGTGAAACTAATACTGCTTTTAATACAGTTTTAGATGAGTCAGAATCCTCACCGCAATCTCTTAAATCTTTCATAGAGAAAGGAATTGCAACCGATATTCCTCTGGAGATGATAGAAATACCTGCTGGGACATTTTGGATGGGAACTCCTGAGAGTGAAACAGATCGCAATGAGGATGAAGGACCCCAGCATAAGGTTTCTGTTCCAGAGTTTTATCTGGGGAAGTATGAGGTCACTCAGATCCAGTGGCGTGCAGTCGCGGGCTGGGAAAAAGTTGATCGTGATTTACCTGGGGCTCCTTCCAAAAATTCTCAAGGCGGTAGCTATCCGGTTGATAGTGTGACTTGGTTGGAGGCTGTAGAATTTTGTAAAAGGCTAAGTCGAGGGACGGGACGAGCATATCGCTTACCCAGTGAAGCGGAATGGGAATACGCTTGTCGTGCCGTTAAACCAGTAGAACGCCCCGAAGAGTTGACCTTAGAACTTTGGAATCAGCAATATTTAACTCGTTTCTATTCCGGGAATGACAATTATGATAGCTCCCTTGGTCAGTATGCTTGGTATGGACAGAATTCCAACTCACAGAGCCATCCCGTTGGTGAAAAGAAACCAAATAATTTTGGACTTTATGACATGCATGGCAACCTCTGGGAGTGGTGTCAGGATGATTGGCATCCTAGTTATGTAGGTGCTCCGAATAATGGCTCTGCTTGGCTAAATAAAAGTGACGGAAATATTTCAAAAGTGTTACGTGGTGGTTCTTGGTTCAGCTATCCGTGGGATTGTCGGTCAGCAGATCGTTTTTTTATTTCGCGTGACGACCGGAGCAATATTTACGGTCTTCGGGTTGCTTGTTCTGTCTGA
- a CDS encoding effector-associated constant component EACC1, whose product MSNLLLTVMFTDEDQEISDRHATSLMRELRQLDEVEDISRVKDPNPPEGNMSAFAFLTGMLTAEVTVENGKRLLGFLGDRLSNKSIKLKVEGNGKVLEVEASSKEELQFAIAEAQKFIES is encoded by the coding sequence ATGAGTAATCTGTTGCTAACTGTAATGTTTACTGATGAGGATCAAGAAATTAGCGATCGCCATGCCACTTCATTAATGCGTGAATTGCGTCAGTTAGATGAAGTAGAGGATATCAGTCGGGTTAAAGACCCCAATCCACCAGAAGGAAATATGTCTGCGTTTGCATTTTTAACTGGGATGTTAACGGCAGAAGTAACCGTAGAAAATGGCAAAAGATTGTTGGGATTCTTGGGCGATCGCCTCAGCAATAAGTCAATCAAACTAAAGGTTGAGGGGAATGGCAAAGTGTTGGAGGTGGAAGCGTCTAGCAAAGAAGAACTACAATTTGCGATAGCTGAAGCGCAGAAATTTATCGAGTCCTAA
- a CDS encoding leucine-rich repeat domain-containing protein, producing MAKNKAYQIAKERIETAQKTEATDLDLSGLALTEVPESVAQLTNLTRLELDHNRITEVPESIAQLTNLTTLYLSENRITEISEAIAPLRNLTMLILKNNQIAKIPEAIAQLTNLTTLNLSHNQLTEISEAIAQLTNLTTLSLSYNQLTEIPEAITKLTKLTSLRLGRNHLTEIPKEISQLANLTELLLYKNQITKVPKAITQLTNLKMLSLFNNQITEIPEAIAQLTNLETLDLSYNQLTTIPESISQLTNLVILSLYQNPLDPIVHSAYSGGIEELFAYFRNIQDP from the coding sequence ATGGCAAAAAACAAAGCGTATCAGATTGCAAAAGAGCGGATTGAAACAGCGCAAAAAACAGAGGCAACAGATCTGGATTTGAGCGGTTTAGCTCTGACTGAAGTTCCTGAAAGCGTCGCTCAACTAACCAATCTCACAAGGCTAGAACTTGATCATAATCGAATAACTGAAGTTCCTGAAAGCATAGCCCAACTAACCAATCTCACAACGCTTTACCTTAGTGAAAATCGAATAACAGAGATATCTGAGGCGATCGCTCCACTGAGAAATCTCACAATGCTTATTCTTAAAAACAATCAAATAGCCAAGATACCTGAGGCAATTGCCCAACTAACCAATCTCACAACGCTTAACCTTTCCCATAATCAGCTGACAGAGATATCTGAAGCGATCGCTCAACTAACCAATCTCACAACGCTTTCTCTTTCCTATAATCAACTAACAGAAATACCTGAGGCAATTACCAAACTCACTAAGCTCACAAGTCTTCGTCTTGGTAGAAATCACCTCACAGAGATACCGAAAGAAATTTCCCAACTAGCAAACCTGACAGAACTTTTGCTTTATAAAAATCAAATCACGAAAGTCCCCAAGGCGATCACTCAACTAACCAATCTCAAAATGCTTTCCCTTTTCAACAACCAAATCACAGAAATACCTGAGGCGATCGCTCAACTCACCAATCTCGAAACACTTGACCTTTCTTATAATCAGCTCACAACGATACCTGAGTCGATATCCCAACTCACTAATCTAGTAATACTTTCCCTCTATCAAAATCCTCTCGATCCAATTGTGCATAGTGCATATTCTGGCGGGATAGAAGAGCTTTTTGCCTATTTCCGGAATATTCAAGATCCCTAA
- a CDS encoding helix-turn-helix domain-containing protein → MTTIFTTTLRQLRKTLQISQLDLSLRLNISQRHVSFVESGRSKPSRELLIAWLRELQTPLAISNEVMLQAGYAPTYETTPLDDPSLAQINFALEQLLKAHEPIPAFVLDSHWNLLRLNQGGQWLALTLLPWAKDLMGRSPINMLDLLVHPEGLTKSITNLADVGPPMLAHLRHEASTQESLAPKVEVFAELLTNKLGSKVAYHTARSIAPVLTTRYQTEYGELAFFSMFTTFGTPQDITLASLRVEHLFAANEATQAVLMKYACPENRQNE, encoded by the coding sequence ATGACGACAATATTCACCACCACTCTGCGACAACTGCGAAAAACATTGCAGATTAGTCAATTGGATTTATCCTTGCGACTCAATATTTCCCAACGCCATGTCAGCTTTGTAGAAAGTGGTCGGTCGAAACCGAGTCGAGAATTATTAATTGCGTGGCTCCGAGAATTGCAAACGCCGTTAGCGATTAGTAACGAAGTCATGTTGCAAGCGGGCTACGCGCCAACCTATGAGACCACGCCTCTCGATGATCCGTCTCTGGCTCAAATTAATTTTGCACTCGAACAGCTTCTAAAAGCCCATGAGCCCATCCCTGCTTTTGTGCTGGATTCTCACTGGAATTTGTTGCGATTAAATCAAGGCGGACAATGGTTAGCGCTTACATTACTGCCCTGGGCAAAGGATTTGATGGGGCGATCGCCGATAAATATGTTGGACTTGTTGGTGCATCCAGAAGGGTTGACGAAATCGATCACAAATTTGGCGGATGTGGGGCCACCAATGTTGGCGCATCTTCGGCATGAAGCCTCCACCCAAGAAAGTTTAGCTCCCAAAGTAGAAGTCTTTGCAGAGCTATTAACGAATAAATTGGGTTCTAAGGTTGCGTACCATACTGCCCGATCCATTGCTCCTGTCCTGACGACTCGCTACCAAACCGAATATGGCGAACTGGCTTTTTTCAGTATGTTCACAACTTTTGGTACACCTCAAGACATTACGCTGGCTTCTTTGAGAGTGGAACATTTATTTGCCGCAAACGAAGCGACACAGGCGGTTTTGATGAAATATGCTTGCCCAGAAAATAGGCAAAATGAATAA
- a CDS encoding phycobilisome rod-core linker polypeptide: MTGNVSPLLASRSANTNSRPFDVSEAIELTANASVEEIQTVIRAAYRQVFGNIHLMESERLATAESQLQNGTISVREFIRIIAKSDFYRANFFETCSRYRSIELNFKHLLGRAPSSYDETVPHSHILDQQGFEAEIDSYLDSDEYQSNFGDFIVPYNRGYNSQIGQNLSGFVNNFKVYTSLSTSDRVGTDIKESNQSRLAGVLLQDTTPSIPITDFRQFLRKVFAPPKVTQDNLLAPAPVLSAEELRIRAKEEEQSQIIDDLRKQLASLEYTSNLGAQFLGQEYTLSTGNTSDGQLGLQFGSTKVQEQAKEIERLQGQLMTANSLTMIAEKRLGKWRTKMFS; the protein is encoded by the coding sequence ATGACTGGTAACGTATCTCCGCTCCTCGCAAGTCGTTCAGCCAATACTAATAGCAGACCCTTTGATGTTTCCGAAGCCATTGAACTTACGGCAAATGCTTCTGTCGAAGAAATTCAAACTGTAATTCGGGCAGCTTATCGACAAGTATTTGGCAATATCCATTTAATGGAGAGCGAACGCTTAGCCACGGCTGAATCCCAGCTTCAAAATGGCACCATCAGTGTCAGAGAGTTTATTCGGATTATCGCCAAATCTGATTTCTATCGCGCTAACTTTTTCGAGACATGCTCTCGTTATCGTTCCATCGAATTGAATTTCAAGCACTTATTAGGGCGTGCTCCTAGTAGCTATGATGAGACTGTTCCCCATAGCCATATTCTAGATCAGCAAGGATTTGAAGCAGAGATTGATTCTTATCTTGATAGCGATGAGTATCAAAGCAATTTTGGAGATTTCATTGTTCCTTACAATCGTGGTTATAACTCTCAGATAGGGCAAAATCTTTCGGGTTTTGTGAATAACTTCAAGGTATATACGAGCCTCTCCACCAGTGACAGAGTTGGTACTGATATCAAAGAAAGCAATCAATCACGTCTTGCTGGTGTTCTCTTACAAGACACCACTCCCTCGATTCCGATCACTGACTTCAGACAGTTTCTTAGAAAGGTGTTTGCCCCACCTAAAGTTACACAGGATAATCTTCTAGCTCCCGCTCCAGTGCTCTCAGCAGAAGAATTAAGGATCCGCGCTAAGGAAGAAGAGCAGTCTCAAATTATTGATGATTTGCGTAAACAATTGGCAAGCTTAGAATACACATCTAATTTAGGTGCTCAATTCTTAGGCCAGGAATATACCCTATCAACAGGGAATACTTCGGATGGTCAATTAGGATTGCAATTTGGCTCAACGAAAGTACAAGAGCAAGCAAAGGAAATCGAAAGACTACAGGGTCAATTGATGACGGCCAATAGTCTGACGATGATTGCAGAAAAGCGTCTCGGAAAATGGCGCACAAAAATGTTTTCCTAA
- a CDS encoding Uma2 family endonuclease, translated as MATVTAVSQEYSLSEFLALPETKPASEYINGKIYQKPMPQGKHSTLQGRLATEINRVGQPEKLVYAFPELRCTFGDRSLVPDIAVFEWANIPVDDNGEIQNRFTVPPDWVIEILSPEQSPPRVIEKILFSIQQGSTLGWLIAPDDYSVTVFHPDKLAEFKEQDATLPVLPILENWQLTATELFSWLRLI; from the coding sequence ATGGCGACAGTTACTGCCGTTTCCCAGGAATATTCCCTATCTGAGTTTTTGGCATTACCTGAAACAAAACCAGCCAGTGAATATATCAATGGGAAGATCTATCAAAAACCCATGCCCCAAGGAAAACACAGCACATTGCAAGGTCGTCTCGCCACTGAGATTAATCGTGTGGGACAACCCGAAAAATTAGTCTATGCTTTCCCAGAATTGCGTTGTACCTTTGGCGATCGTTCTCTTGTGCCGGATATTGCTGTATTTGAGTGGGCAAATATTCCAGTAGATGACAACGGCGAAATCCAGAATCGTTTTACTGTTCCTCCCGATTGGGTCATCGAAATCCTCTCCCCCGAACAAAGTCCACCGCGCGTCATCGAGAAAATTCTCTTCTCAATACAACAAGGTTCAACACTTGGCTGGCTAATTGCTCCCGACGATTATTCTGTTACGGTTTTTCATCCCGATAAACTTGCGGAATTTAAAGAACAGGACGCGACACTCCCGGTGCTGCCTATTCTCGAAAATTGGCAACTTACAGCAACTGAATTATTTAGTTGGCTACGGTTAATCTGA
- a CDS encoding DUF2834 domain-containing protein, whose product MQRSLLILVLIPFSALSAVALWQHGYWGILEPHFHSFGEGQVLADLVIALSLFMTWMWRDAKSLGRNPWGWIVLTLTCGSFGPLFYLLTRQTEQKSAEQTPILN is encoded by the coding sequence ATGCAACGTAGTCTACTCATTCTCGTTTTGATTCCTTTTAGCGCACTCAGTGCTGTGGCCCTTTGGCAGCATGGCTATTGGGGAATTTTAGAGCCGCATTTCCATAGCTTCGGGGAAGGACAAGTGTTGGCTGATTTGGTGATTGCGCTGAGCTTATTCATGACATGGATGTGGCGGGATGCGAAAAGCCTAGGGCGTAATCCTTGGGGCTGGATCGTTTTAACGCTTACATGTGGTTCCTTTGGCCCCTTGTTCTATCTCCTCACTCGTCAAACAGAACAGAAATCAGCAGAACAAACACCCATATTGAATTGA